Proteins found in one Takifugu rubripes chromosome 17, fTakRub1.2, whole genome shotgun sequence genomic segment:
- the LOC101075033 gene encoding uncharacterized protein, whose product MKRHISVLADGDIPTAKKFSGLFHCPYCKYKGAKYIIDYHIKGHSSVKHREFTVIKCGLSCRSVSHFHCCYCAATIVNRSQFVKHLAFHQEQEHAVADVEHPEGPMKHPVAPMKHPEAPMEHPEAPMEHPKAPMKHLEAPMEHPEAPMEHPEAPMEVPEVPVVHPEAPPEHPQTPIEHAQVLGKYSEIPHTSPACHTIQLNPSKFLITCPHCRVKLYKKNFKTHCKRKHTFHFETVSKDRFLNCECVDATNGVFAVEESFCGSGTPIHVVKNSRGATQKVMCEVEQCRLNSDLALRSGMLLYECHHIGSLFYCPCPHNQIVTLTEGTLETMVENKWFGEESKASLLRCQQKADAEGVPLSVQLTVGGPPSHIHISVYEPIITYYSRLGRVIVSYDTQENSWHCPCCVERQPCKHKGVAKWHLFATKRELFQKARCPETTNPPRNATAGNPSECKEDAYPPDDKTIGRMLNYLLTNKTLPAELPQALIELSREGKTQDSFPKHLIPKETNCAECEYTLSDQQLVTSEGKILTSTGAVEGISTYRRSCLNCGLMYRYQEWEDGFHNFDDHILLSLHLCLIFRNALQTGVEISKIIQIIEATEGVSFPPEERVLQAYLHFEALSNHDYTYSCVSCGYSPAVVVMDVHKNGVFDVPVCDLQSAPEDYDGRVDIVTFWGAVATEMISHGFIASGRKNPFVVPLSYHHWSPWIGSHTRRSNLVLNTEFEKNKLPGGSEEDEPVDEERLTDALGNLKVEEVRTLCEQCGVDNHGSKMELVVRLWKKMSNRAIYNKLLEKVWGASGNWAVITCPCGIVYSLKFNLRTESPRDFVDLLLSWKHFPNVTVCDYAGALALHANRRQPGIFGLFQGRLLDPTPQNIKQVSDGSVHVNLPWLKSPKMPSDTAGHPLTGCSQHLSLSGTSEAQMDLLRQLELVPELVGSVSSRRVEQLFLWVREKNNSLKTMTPSTHLFLQRNLLHHHNMEKNKSAVERYSEIVPADVEMQWDDHGRLVLGHSLFPGKPSRRNGKVHQAPAKKSLKGLQSQILDETESPAEHVAVAGNTKLTRSGVLSQLPAGQCNDPAVHRSACARPRTPDPLYTLLLSSPLDPGGRLA is encoded by the exons ATGAAG AGACACATCAGCGTGCTCGCTGACGGTGACATTCCAACAGCCAAGAAATTCAGTGGACTTTTCCACTGTCCGTACTGTAAGTACAAGGGTGCAAAATATATAATCGACTACCATATCAAAGGACACTCTTCAGTCAAACACAGAG AATTCACAGTGATCAAGTGTGGCTTAAGTTGCCGTAGCGTATCACATTTTCATTGCTGCTATTGTGCAGCAACAATAGTCAACAGATCGCAGTTTGTCAAGCATTTAGCCTTCCATCAGGAGCAGGAGCACGCTGTAGCTGATGTGGAGCACCCAGAGGGCCCCATGAAGCATCCAGTGGCTCCTATGAAGCATCCTGAAGCTCCTATGGAGCATCCTGAAGCTCCTATGGAGCATCCTAAAGCTCCTATGAAGCATCTTGAAGCTCCTATGGAGCATCCTGAAGCTCCTATGGAGCATCCTGAAGCTCCTATGGAGGTACCTGAGGTCCCTGTGGTGCATCCCGAGGCTCCACCAGAGCACCCACAGACCCCCATAGAGCATGCACAGGTCCTGGGAAAGTACTCAGAGATCCCTCACACATCACCAGCATGCCACACTATACAGTTAAATCCGAGTAAATTCTTAATCACTTGTCCTCACTGCCGAGTGAAACTATACAAAAAAAACTTCAAGACACACTGCaagaggaaacacacatttcactTTGAGACAGTGTCCAAAGACAGATTTTTGAACTGCGAGTGTGTGGATGCCACAAATGGTGTGTTTGCAGTCGAGGAATCGTTCTGTGGTTCAGGAACACCCATTCATGTAGTAAagaacagcaggggggcgaCGCAGAAGGTAATGTGTGAAGTGGAGCAGTGTCGTCTCAACAGTGACCTGGCTCTAAGGAGTGGGATGCTGCTTTATGAGTGCCACCATATAGGCTCTTTATTCTACTGCCCATGTCCTCACAATCAAATTGTCACACTGACAGAAGGGACATTAGAAACAATGGTGGAGAATAAATGGTTTGGTGAGGAGTCCAAGGCCAGTCTGCTGCGTTGTCAACAAAAGGCAGATGCAGAGGGCGTGCCCCTGTCTGTGCAGCTGACTGTTGGGGGGCCGCCATCACATATACACATTTCTGTTTATGAGCCAATTATTACGTACTACAGTAGGCTGGGAAGAGTGATTGTATCCTATGACACACAAGAGAACAGCTGGCATTGTCCCTGCTGTGTAGAAAGACAGCCATGCAAACACAAAGGTGTTGCCAAATGGCATCTCTTTGCCACAAAGAGGGAGCTTTTTCAGAAGGCGAGGTGCCCGGAGACAACCAACCCACCCCGGAACGCCACCGCTGGAAATCCAAGTGAATGTAAAGAAGACGCTTATCCACCAGACGATAAAACTATTGGGAGGATGCTGAACTATCTGCTCACCAATAAAACGCTCCCAGCAGAACTACCTCAGGCTCTCATCGAGCTGTcaagagagggaaaaacacagGACAGCTTTCCCAAGCACCTGATCCCGAAGGAAACCAACTGTGCGGAATGTGAATACACGCTGAGTGACCAACAGCTGGTCACGTCAGAAGGGAAGATCCTGACAAGCACGGGCGCGGTGGAAG GGATATCGACGTACAGGAGGTCGTGTCTGAACTGTGGCCTGATGTACAGGTATCAGGAGTGGGAGGATGGCTTCCATAACTTTGACGACCACATACTCCTGTCGCTGCACTTGTGCCTGATATTTAGGAACGCTTTACAG ACAGGTGTGGAGATCAGTAAAATCATCCAAATCATCGAGGCAACAGAGGGGGTGTCCTTTCCACCAGAGGAGAGGGTTCTTCAGGCCTATCTTCACTTCGAGGCCCTTAGCAACCACGACTACACGTATAGTTGTGTATCATGTGGATACAGCCCAGCTGTTGTTGTCATGGATGTTCACAAGAACGGCGTCTTCGATGTGCCGG TGTGCGACCTTCAGAGCGCTCCCGAGGACTACGATGGTCGCGTGGACATTGTCACTTTTTGGGGTGCTGTGGCCACAGAAATGATCAGTCACGGTTTCATTGCGT CTGGTCGGAAGAACCCTTTTGTTGTGCCGCTCAGCTACCACCACTGGTCCCCGTGGATCGGCTCACACACCAGACGGTCAAATTTAGTCTTGAACACCgagtttgaaaaaaataaactccCCGGCGGTTCAGAGGAAGATGAGCCTGTTGATGAAGAGCGGCTAACTGATGCGCTTGGGAACCTGAAG GTAGAGGAAGTCAGGACACTGTGCGAACAGTGTGGCGTGGATAACCACGGCTCCAAGATGGAGCTCGTGGTCAGGCTGTGGAAGAAGATGTCAAATAGAGCCATCTACAACAAACTGTTGGAGAAGGTGTGGGGGGCCTCCG GTAATTGGGCTGTGATCACGTGTCCATGTGGGATTGTGTATTCATTGAAATTCAACCTTAGAACAGAGAGTCCGCGCGACTTTGTTGATCTTTTACTGTCATGGAAACACTTCCCCAACGTAACGGTCTGTGACTATGCGGGCGCTCTGGCTCTGCACGCCAACCGCAGGCAGCCTGGAATCTTTGGGCTTTTCCAAGGAAGGTTACTGGATCCGACCCCACAGAACATCAAGCAGGTCTCAGACGGCAGCGTTCATGTAAACTTGCCTTGGCTGAAGAGTCCTAAGATGCCGTCTGACACGGCCGGCCACCCACTCACTGGGTGCTCGCAGCATTTGTCCTTGAGCGGCACGAGCGAGGCCCAAATGGACCTTCTGAGACAGCTGGAGCTCGTGCCCGAGCTGGTGGGTTCTGTCAGCAGCCGGCGTGTGGAGCAGCTGTTTTTGTGGGTGAGAGAAAAGAACAACTCTCTGAAGACGATGACGCCCTCAACGCATTTATTTCTACAAAGAAATCTTCTTCACCACCACAATATGGAAAAGAACAAAAGCGCCGTGGAGCGGTACAGCGAGATTGTGCCTGCGGACGTGGAGATGCAGTGGGACGACCATGGGCGGCTGGTCTTGG GTCATTCCCTTTTTCCTGGGAAGCCAAGCAGACGAAACGGAAAAGTGCATCAGGCTCCAGCCAAGAAGAGCCTCAAGGGT ctgcagtcGCAGATCTTGGATGAGACCGAGAGTCCGGCCGAGCACGTAGCCGTGGCGGGCAACACCAAGCTGACTCGCTCGGGAGTTTTGAGCCAACTACCTGCCG GGCAATGCAACGATCCAGCGGTGCATCGTTCTGCCTGTGCTCGTCCCCGGACACCAGATCCTCTCT ACACTTTGCTCTTATCCTCTCCTCTGGACCCGGGAGGACGCTTGGCGTGA
- the LOC105416211 gene encoding uncharacterized protein isoform X1, whose translation MQLVGTEHWLWISTLLLTSVRLRGGLSASTSSPALPAPELSIYSRSEDAVVLACRAPQGQQGVLFMLYRYDAKVDSQELQSGAEKVYFSVRLLQGDSAQFELFCCLYKSKDGRYSAFSPYLQPERQKDPTRFTPVLPAPVLSVQPSSSVVAHGDVLSFRCSMPSPPPQSQQQSRNYNKPITFFLLRTEERTGLTSAVPQPPAGQVSSPHLQPGVFSVGPVEGQEGGEYACLYQVTKKQGLVNSTVSNKIWIVVKDPLPTPTLVLQRQKEVWRLLCAGSPSYPGAVFSLYLGNDQPPVATHSAERIHHQVSFSIPVQDMSEGLYWCQYRVLLGKTWSHSGRSVPLVITRGFPPRSPSDESAVDWPLVLGSFSAVTLILCSVLVVAMVVHRKAKAAAKEKKQRQDAKFWSRLHGRDNVVDLPGRRESFTSQEWATEAAPRSPLWNSLTTFTTPIQPVH comes from the exons ATGCAGCTTGTGGGGACGGAACATTGGCTGTGGATCTCTACCCTCCTGCTGACCTCTGTGCGCCTGCGGG GAGGACTATCGGCTTCCACTTCCTCTCCTGCGCTTCCAGCACCTGAACTCAGCATCTATTCGAGGTCAGAGGATGCGGTGGTGCTGGCCTGCAGGGCCCCACAGGGACAGCAGGGGGTCCTCTTCATGTTGTACCGATATGATGCGAAG GTGGACTCCCAGGAGCTGCAGTCCGGGGCGGAAAAGGTCTACTTCTCTGTGAGGCTTTTGCAAGGGGATTCAGCCCAGTTTGAACTCTTCTGCTGTCTGTACAAGAGCAAAGACGGTCGCTACAGCGCCTTTAGTCCATATTTGCAGCCAGAGCGGCAAAAAG ACCCCACCCGGTTCACCCCCGTTCTCCCTGCCCCGGTCCTGTCGGTGCAGCCCTCCTCCAGTGTAGTAGCACATGGAGATGTGCTCTCCTTCCGCTGCTCCAtgccctccccccctccacagtCCCAACAGCAGTCTCGGAATTACAACAAACCCATTACCTTCTTTCTGCTGCGGACTGAGGAGAGAACCGGACTGACATCCGCTGTCCCCCAACCTCCGGCCGGTCAGGtgtcctctcctcatctccagcCGGGGGTCTTCAGCGTGGGGCCAgtggaggggcaggaggggggcgaGTACGCCTGCCTCTACCAGGTCACTAAAAAGCAGGGTTTGGTTAATTCAACCGTCAGTAACAAGATTTGGATCGTCGTTAAAG ACCCGTTGCCCACGCCGACGCTCGTCCTCCAGCGGCAGAAAGAGGTGTGGCGTTTGCTGTGTGCTGGCTCTCCCTCGTACCCTGGTGCAGTGTTCTCTCTGTACCTGGGCAACGACCAGCCTCCCGTTGCCACGCACAGCGCTGAGCGTATCCACCATCAGGTCTCCTTCTCTATTCCAGTGCAGGACATGTCTGAAGGCTTATACTGGTGCCAGTACAGAGTGCTACTGGGAAAGACCTGGAGCCACTCTGGCCGCAGTGTTCCGTTGGTTATAACCAGAG GATTTCCCCCCCGGTCGCCCTCAG ATGAGTCTGCCGTGGACTGGCCCCTTGTCCTGGGCTCTTTCTCTGCTGTCACGTTGATCCTCTGCTCAGTGCTAGTTGTGGCTATGGTCGTGCACAGAAAAG CTAAAGCAGCGGCAAAGGAAAAGAAGCAAAG ACAAGATGCAAAGTTTTGGTCTCGTCTTCATGGCCGGGACAACGTTGTTG ACCTTCCAGGCAGGCGAGAAAGTTTCACATCTCAG gaatgGGCCACAGAAGCAGCACCCAGATCTCCTTTATGGAACTCTCTAACCACGTTCACGACCCCAATCCAGCCTGTCCATTGA
- the LOC105416211 gene encoding uncharacterized protein isoform X2, whose amino-acid sequence MQLVGTEHWLWISTLLLTSVRLRGGLSASTSSPALPAPELSIYSRSEDAVVLACRAPQGQQGVLFMLYRYDAKVDSQELQSGAEKVYFSVRLLQGDSAQFELFCCLYKSKDGRYSAFSPYLQPERQKDPTRFTPVLPAPVLSVQPSSSVVAHGDVLSFRCSMPSPPPQSQQQSRNYNKPITFFLLRTEERTGLTSAVPQPPAGQVSSPHLQPGVFSVGPVEGQEGGEYACLYQVTKKQGLVNSTVSNKIWIVVKDPLPTPTLVLQRQKEVWRLLCAGSPSYPGAVFSLYLGNDQPPVATHSAERIHHQVSFSIPVQDMSEGLYWCQYRVLLGKTWSHSGRSVPLVITRDESAVDWPLVLGSFSAVTLILCSVLVVAMVVHRKAKAAAKEKKQRQDAKFWSRLHGRDNVVDLPGRRESFTSQEWATEAAPRSPLWNSLTTFTTPIQPVH is encoded by the exons ATGCAGCTTGTGGGGACGGAACATTGGCTGTGGATCTCTACCCTCCTGCTGACCTCTGTGCGCCTGCGGG GAGGACTATCGGCTTCCACTTCCTCTCCTGCGCTTCCAGCACCTGAACTCAGCATCTATTCGAGGTCAGAGGATGCGGTGGTGCTGGCCTGCAGGGCCCCACAGGGACAGCAGGGGGTCCTCTTCATGTTGTACCGATATGATGCGAAG GTGGACTCCCAGGAGCTGCAGTCCGGGGCGGAAAAGGTCTACTTCTCTGTGAGGCTTTTGCAAGGGGATTCAGCCCAGTTTGAACTCTTCTGCTGTCTGTACAAGAGCAAAGACGGTCGCTACAGCGCCTTTAGTCCATATTTGCAGCCAGAGCGGCAAAAAG ACCCCACCCGGTTCACCCCCGTTCTCCCTGCCCCGGTCCTGTCGGTGCAGCCCTCCTCCAGTGTAGTAGCACATGGAGATGTGCTCTCCTTCCGCTGCTCCAtgccctccccccctccacagtCCCAACAGCAGTCTCGGAATTACAACAAACCCATTACCTTCTTTCTGCTGCGGACTGAGGAGAGAACCGGACTGACATCCGCTGTCCCCCAACCTCCGGCCGGTCAGGtgtcctctcctcatctccagcCGGGGGTCTTCAGCGTGGGGCCAgtggaggggcaggaggggggcgaGTACGCCTGCCTCTACCAGGTCACTAAAAAGCAGGGTTTGGTTAATTCAACCGTCAGTAACAAGATTTGGATCGTCGTTAAAG ACCCGTTGCCCACGCCGACGCTCGTCCTCCAGCGGCAGAAAGAGGTGTGGCGTTTGCTGTGTGCTGGCTCTCCCTCGTACCCTGGTGCAGTGTTCTCTCTGTACCTGGGCAACGACCAGCCTCCCGTTGCCACGCACAGCGCTGAGCGTATCCACCATCAGGTCTCCTTCTCTATTCCAGTGCAGGACATGTCTGAAGGCTTATACTGGTGCCAGTACAGAGTGCTACTGGGAAAGACCTGGAGCCACTCTGGCCGCAGTGTTCCGTTGGTTATAACCAGAG ATGAGTCTGCCGTGGACTGGCCCCTTGTCCTGGGCTCTTTCTCTGCTGTCACGTTGATCCTCTGCTCAGTGCTAGTTGTGGCTATGGTCGTGCACAGAAAAG CTAAAGCAGCGGCAAAGGAAAAGAAGCAAAG ACAAGATGCAAAGTTTTGGTCTCGTCTTCATGGCCGGGACAACGTTGTTG ACCTTCCAGGCAGGCGAGAAAGTTTCACATCTCAG gaatgGGCCACAGAAGCAGCACCCAGATCTCCTTTATGGAACTCTCTAACCACGTTCACGACCCCAATCCAGCCTGTCCATTGA
- the misp3 gene encoding uncharacterized protein misp3, with the protein MSCTSPQLDKKAPMSSSEPEEDIDVLRPGAEDALLESQTFSTADAPELTEDSARNTHGAESLVEEKMADLKQVVQILEAFKHQEDSDEFIDPIADVSTPPPSFAAMEMGGGSCLQDEVAEWSSDQETVKDPKEKLSSDSQDVLEQPEIPPLLGKELIATLGEVAGNKVTKGKNSSQLSDSETVTTIPAAEVSQHSPSAENCTDDMCSPKFADSSEETEQDTKGVPPPVVPSDRQQNELFSQSQCEPAHRGSNQEATQQVCSQSTPPLSTVAMELSNQGGAGSQGSGCVLALTERHKRAVERREGKSEQTGGEEGQEDGALDREKVARQQDSEGLFESAERENQFVSSRDIRMESDSSDDSQSDSGVSTDLSPCNTLEGNASISAGTLATPLKETPIEREIRRSIEREHSLRRSRGLSSPPTAPEYVEIPLRKSVLSPPIISRSEKYQGKDRQYAGKKMQLEIHEEVQREQDLVKLGKIPGVYDKGTTQELKDRKEIFEAFQKPKDSSLAVTKVKASVSSDILNTTISSNAAGSISVYRSEPASPIPQDQSSPDIDQDVMQEKKYASPPQILYQHTPDPELITEVDFPDASSRGGGHHGIKRREQEQGAAGVESSPRENPFFKLRSSNTVLRVEQDIREAQDREQELYRQRISLYGSKEGPKEGVGGGPEDGKEDGEEKKSFTLSPLKPPTEAHQSVGKLGRWPPDLPEDVAKYQEGFSPRTPRQKTPLVQRWESGLINGHEDGDDCDD; encoded by the exons ATGAGTTGCACCTCCCCTCAGCTGGATAAAAAGGCTCCTATGTCCTCTTCAGAACCTGAAGAGGACATAGATGTCCTGAGGCCCGGGGCTGAAGATGCTCTGCTGGAGAGCCAAACATTCTCAACAGCTGATGCACCCGAGCTGACGGAGGATTCGGCAAGAAATACCCACGGGGCCGAATCCCTGGTGGAAGAGAAGATGGCAGACTTAAAACAGGTTGTCCAGATTTTAGAAGCATTTAAGCATCAGGAGGATTCTGATGAGTTTATCGATCCAATAGCGGATGTGTCCACACCTCCGCCGTCCTTCGCTGCTATGGAAATGGGTGGAGGTTCCTGTCTACAAGATGAGGTAGCTGAGTGGAGCAGTGATCAGGAAACCGTCAAAGACCCCAAAGAAAAGCTCAGCTCCGATTCTCAGGATGTTCTAGAGCAACCAGAGATACCTCCTCTGCTTGGGAAAGAGCTAATAGCAACACTGGGGGAAGTGGCAGGAAATAAAGTGACAAAAGGGAAGAATTCCTCACAGCTGAGCGACAGCGAAACTGTGACAACAATACCAGCCGCAGAGGTATCTCAACACTCTCCCTCTGCAGAAAACTGCACGGATGACATGTGCTCCCCCAAGTTTGCTGACAGTAGCGAGGAAACAGAGCAAGATACAAAAGGTGTCCCCCCGCCTGTGGTTCcctcagacaggcagcagaatgAGCTGTTCAGCCAGAGCCAATGTGAGCCGGCGCACAGAGGATCCAACCAGGAAGCCACACAACAGGTGTGCAGCCAGAGCACTCCACCTTTGTCGACTGTTGCCATGGAACTGTCCAATCAGGGCGGGGCAGGCTCTCAAGGCTCAGGCTGTGTTCTGGCTCTGACAGAAAGGCACAAGAGGGCGGTGGAAAGAAGAGAGGGCAAAAGCGAGCAAACGGGTGgagaggaagggcaggaagACGGCGCACTCGATAGAGAAAAGGTCGCCAGACAGCAAGATAGTGAAGGACTGTTCGAATCCGCGGAAAGAGAAAATCAGTTTGTGTCTTCCAGAGATATCAGAATGGAGAGCGACTCGAGTGATGACAGCCAAAGTGACAGCGGTGTCTCCACGGACCTGTCCCCGTGCAACACTTTGGAGGGCAACGCCAGCATCTCCGCAGGAACTCTGGCAACACCGCTCAAAGAAACTCCTATCGAGAGGGAGATCCGAAGATCTATAGAGCGCGAGCACAGTTTGAGGAGATCCAGAGGACTTTCCAGTCCGCCCACAGCACCAGAGTATGTGGAGATCCCTCTGAGGAAGTCGGTCCTCAGCCCGCCGATAATCTCCAGGTCTGAGAAGTATCAAGGCAAAGACAGACAGTACGCGGGCAAAAAGATGCAACTGGAAATCCACGAGGAGGTACAGAGGGAGCAGGATCTGGTCAAGCTCGGCAAAATTCCAGGAGTTTATGACAAAGGTACGACACAAGAGCTGAAGGACAGAAAAGAGATTTTTGAGGCTTTTCAGAAACCCAAGGACTCATCATTGGCCGTGACAAAGGTCAAAGCCTCAGTGAGCAGTGACATTTTAAATACAACGATTTCCTCCAATGCAGCAGGTTCAATTTCAGTATATAGAAGTGAGCCTGCCTCTCCCATTCCTCAGGATCAAAGCTCTCCTGATATCGACCAGGATGTCATGCAAGAGAAGAAATACGCTTCGCCGCCACAGATCCTCTaccaacacacaccagaccCAGAGTTAATCACAGAAGTTGATTTTCCTGATGCGTCATCCAGAGGGGGAGGACATCATGGGATTAAAAGGAGGGAGCAGGaacagggggcagcaggggtggagtCCTCACCCAGGGAGAACCCCTTTTTCAAGCTGCGCTCCTCAAACACAGTGTTAAGAGTGGAGCAGGACATCCGTGAGGCTCaagacagggagcaggagcttTACAGGCAGCGGATCAGCCTGTACGGGAGCAAGGAGGGTCCAAAAGAAGGAGTAGGAGGAGGCCCAGAAGATGgaaaagaagatggagaagaaaagaagagttTCACTTTATCTCCACTGAAACCACCCACTGAAG CGCACCAGTCAGTTGGCAAGTTGGGCAGGTGGCCGCCGGACCTACCTGAAGATGTGGCCAAATATCAAGAG GGCTTCAGCCCCCGGACGCCCAGGCAAAAGACCCCTCTGGTGCAACGCTGGGAATCCGGACTGATCAATGGACACGAGGACGGCGACGACTGCGACGACTGA